From Oncorhynchus keta strain PuntledgeMale-10-30-2019 chromosome 25, Oket_V2, whole genome shotgun sequence, one genomic window encodes:
- the c25h5orf34 gene encoding uncharacterized protein C5orf34 homolog isoform X2, whose product MMTSSKTNIGLMIMYKDESVDVRYVDDSRLHLSPCGSEFMLEKAPTRSAHPLQSNEKVRQRTRFATSSYKDLMLGALEFRNEYATRPYLPEELISDDHRKVFSIDPEVEWPACYSCTAEVGLNRETVVSSVERSASLLLSSSGEEFFVNFTCRLSHNQLHRPRSRDPNRSVTEHIQQDNQTCRPKTPSQQSGACAEQQQGEVYLSTRVVQHHSVSCVPLVWRYPLSLALHLWRAQSQPSGERNRGETEEETARGRDQTERAVTMTSTSRGERRSHLPQALPLRCPSPHQHRWKSMYSLVQDEQEADQDLPTELVKVVWCQGVLYRIVDGAIPVVEVSPGDGSVIRSNGVLASYFTHHRAGPGPGEVKDVTYHLSNLPPDTPGQVYSVCSMVTRASRILNCYNQIRHSLKLPATQSCYNQVRPLLKLPATQSCYNQVRPLLKLPATQSCYNQETSSESFIQEVHISQSGYINTTETRQSRPNCVAEELEKIKRFNFLLDNSHLPKAQRGSTVVGCGSKEHVAHCEPVNESIAEALQRTSKTIQDIDNLLLSRDAIMQGSGSYSPV is encoded by the exons ATGATGACCAGCAGCAAAACTAATATCGGTTTGATGATCATGTACAAGGATGAGTCTGTGGATGTCCGTTACGTAGATGATTCCCGTTTGCACTTGTCGCCCTGTGGCTCGGAGTTCATGTTGGAGAAAGCCCCTACACGATCTGCACATCCTCTTCAGTCTAATGAGAAGGTTCGACAGAGGACCAGGTTCGCCACCAGCAGCTACAAG GACCTGATGCTTGGTGCTTTGGAGTTCAGGAACGAGTATGCAACACGACCTTACCTGCCTGAAGAACTCATCTCGGACGACCACAGAAAG GTCTTCAGCATTGACCCTGAGGTGGAGTGGCCTGCATGTTATTCCTGTACTGCCGAGGTGGGATTGAACCGAGAGACCGTCGTCAGTTCAGTGGAGCGGAGTGCCAGTCTGCTGCTTTCTTCCTCTGGAGAGGAGTTCTTTGTTAACTTCACCTGCAGACTTAGTCACAACCAACTCCACAGGCCTCGGAGCCGAGACCCAAATAGGTCTGTCACTGAACACATACAGCAAGACAACCAAACCTGTAGGCCAAAGACTCCATCTCAACAGAGTGGTGCCTGTGCTGAGCAACAG CAAGGAGAGGTATACCTGTCCACCAGAGTGGTACAGCACCACTCTGTCTCCTGTGTTCCTCTGGTGTGGCGTTACCCTCTGTCTCTGGCCCTTCACCTCTGGCGCGCCCAGTCCCAGCCCTCTGGAGAAAGGAACAGGGGGGAGACAGAAGAAGAGACAGCCAGGGggagagaccagactgagagagcAGTGACAATGACAAGCACatctagaggagagaggaggtctcACCTGCCCCAAGCCCTGCCTCTCAGATGCCCTTCCCCTCATCAGCacag GTGGAAGTCCATGTACTCTCTGGTCCAAGATGAACAGGAGGCAGACCAAGACCTCCCTACAGAGTTGGTTAAAGTGGTGTGGTGCCAAGGGGTGCTGTACAG GATAGTGGATGGAGCCATCCCAGTTGTGGAGGTTTCACCAGGGGATGGTTCAGTCATCAGGTCTAATGGAGTGCTGGCCAGCTACTTCACCCACCACAGAGCTGGCCCTGGCCCTGGGGAG GTAAAGGATGTGACGTACCACCTAAGCAACCTCCCCCCTGACACACCTGGGCAGGTCTACTCTGTGTGCTCTATGGTGACTCGAGCCAGCAG GATCCTGAACTGCTACAACCAAATTAGACACTCTCTAAAGCTCCCTGCTACACAGAGCTGCTACAACCAGGTTAGACCCCTTCTAAAGCTCCCTGCTACACAGAGCTGCTACAACCAGGTTAGACCCCTTCTAAAGCTCCCTGCTACACAGAGCTGCTACAACCAG gaGACCAGTTCAGAGTCCTTTATACAGGAAGTACACATTTCTCAGTCTGGTTACATTAATACCACAGAAACAAGACAAAGCAG GCCTAACTGTGTTGCTGAAGAGCTGGAGAAGATCAAACGCTTCAACT TTCTGTTGGATAACAGTCATCTTCCTAAAGCCCAGAGGGGTTCTACAGTGGTGGGCTGTGGTTCTAAAGAGCACGTGGCCCACTGTGAGCCGGTCAATGAGAGCATTGCGGAGGCCCTCCAGAGAACCTCCAAAACCATCCAGGATATCGACAACCTCCTACTTTCTAGAGACGCCATCATGCAGGGCAGCGGATCATACAGTCCTGTGTGA
- the c25h5orf34 gene encoding uncharacterized protein C5orf34 homolog isoform X5 encodes MMTSSKTNIGLMIMYKDESVDVRYVDDSRLHLSPCGSEFMLEKAPTRSAHPLQSNEKVRQRTRFATSSYKDLMLGALEFRNEYATRPYLPEELISDDHRKQVFSIDPEVEWPACYSCTAEVGLNRETVVSSVERSASLLLSSSGEEFFVNFTCRLSHNQLHRPRSRDPNRSVTEHIQQDNQTCRPKTPSQQSGACAEQQSQPSGERNRGETEEETARGRDQTERAVTMTSTSRGERRSHLPQALPLRCPSPHQHRWKSMYSLVQDEQEADQDLPTELVKVVWCQGVLYRIVDGAIPVVEVSPGDGSVIRSNGVLASYFTHHRAGPGPGEVKDVTYHLSNLPPDTPGQVYSVCSMVTRASRILNCYNQIRHSLKLPATQSCYNQVRPLLKLPATQSCYNQVRPLLKLPATQSCYNQETSSESFIQEVHISQSGYINTTETRQSRPNCVAEELEKIKRFNFLLDNSHLPKAQRGSTVVGCGSKEHVAHCEPVNESIAEALQRTSKTIQDIDNLLLSRDAIMQGSGSYSPV; translated from the exons ATGATGACCAGCAGCAAAACTAATATCGGTTTGATGATCATGTACAAGGATGAGTCTGTGGATGTCCGTTACGTAGATGATTCCCGTTTGCACTTGTCGCCCTGTGGCTCGGAGTTCATGTTGGAGAAAGCCCCTACACGATCTGCACATCCTCTTCAGTCTAATGAGAAGGTTCGACAGAGGACCAGGTTCGCCACCAGCAGCTACAAG GACCTGATGCTTGGTGCTTTGGAGTTCAGGAACGAGTATGCAACACGACCTTACCTGCCTGAAGAACTCATCTCGGACGACCACAGAAAG CAGGTCTTCAGCATTGACCCTGAGGTGGAGTGGCCTGCATGTTATTCCTGTACTGCCGAGGTGGGATTGAACCGAGAGACCGTCGTCAGTTCAGTGGAGCGGAGTGCCAGTCTGCTGCTTTCTTCCTCTGGAGAGGAGTTCTTTGTTAACTTCACCTGCAGACTTAGTCACAACCAACTCCACAGGCCTCGGAGCCGAGACCCAAATAGGTCTGTCACTGAACACATACAGCAAGACAACCAAACCTGTAGGCCAAAGACTCCATCTCAACAGAGTGGTGCCTGTGCTGAGCAACAG TCCCAGCCCTCTGGAGAAAGGAACAGGGGGGAGACAGAAGAAGAGACAGCCAGGGggagagaccagactgagagagcAGTGACAATGACAAGCACatctagaggagagaggaggtctcACCTGCCCCAAGCCCTGCCTCTCAGATGCCCTTCCCCTCATCAGCacag GTGGAAGTCCATGTACTCTCTGGTCCAAGATGAACAGGAGGCAGACCAAGACCTCCCTACAGAGTTGGTTAAAGTGGTGTGGTGCCAAGGGGTGCTGTACAG GATAGTGGATGGAGCCATCCCAGTTGTGGAGGTTTCACCAGGGGATGGTTCAGTCATCAGGTCTAATGGAGTGCTGGCCAGCTACTTCACCCACCACAGAGCTGGCCCTGGCCCTGGGGAG GTAAAGGATGTGACGTACCACCTAAGCAACCTCCCCCCTGACACACCTGGGCAGGTCTACTCTGTGTGCTCTATGGTGACTCGAGCCAGCAG GATCCTGAACTGCTACAACCAAATTAGACACTCTCTAAAGCTCCCTGCTACACAGAGCTGCTACAACCAGGTTAGACCCCTTCTAAAGCTCCCTGCTACACAGAGCTGCTACAACCAGGTTAGACCCCTTCTAAAGCTCCCTGCTACACAGAGCTGCTACAACCAG gaGACCAGTTCAGAGTCCTTTATACAGGAAGTACACATTTCTCAGTCTGGTTACATTAATACCACAGAAACAAGACAAAGCAG GCCTAACTGTGTTGCTGAAGAGCTGGAGAAGATCAAACGCTTCAACT TTCTGTTGGATAACAGTCATCTTCCTAAAGCCCAGAGGGGTTCTACAGTGGTGGGCTGTGGTTCTAAAGAGCACGTGGCCCACTGTGAGCCGGTCAATGAGAGCATTGCGGAGGCCCTCCAGAGAACCTCCAAAACCATCCAGGATATCGACAACCTCCTACTTTCTAGAGACGCCATCATGCAGGGCAGCGGATCATACAGTCCTGTGTGA
- the c25h5orf34 gene encoding uncharacterized protein C5orf34 homolog isoform X1, with protein MMTSSKTNIGLMIMYKDESVDVRYVDDSRLHLSPCGSEFMLEKAPTRSAHPLQSNEKVRQRTRFATSSYKDLMLGALEFRNEYATRPYLPEELISDDHRKQVFSIDPEVEWPACYSCTAEVGLNRETVVSSVERSASLLLSSSGEEFFVNFTCRLSHNQLHRPRSRDPNRSVTEHIQQDNQTCRPKTPSQQSGACAEQQQGEVYLSTRVVQHHSVSCVPLVWRYPLSLALHLWRAQSQPSGERNRGETEEETARGRDQTERAVTMTSTSRGERRSHLPQALPLRCPSPHQHRWKSMYSLVQDEQEADQDLPTELVKVVWCQGVLYRIVDGAIPVVEVSPGDGSVIRSNGVLASYFTHHRAGPGPGEVKDVTYHLSNLPPDTPGQVYSVCSMVTRASRILNCYNQIRHSLKLPATQSCYNQVRPLLKLPATQSCYNQVRPLLKLPATQSCYNQETSSESFIQEVHISQSGYINTTETRQSRPNCVAEELEKIKRFNFLLDNSHLPKAQRGSTVVGCGSKEHVAHCEPVNESIAEALQRTSKTIQDIDNLLLSRDAIMQGSGSYSPV; from the exons ATGATGACCAGCAGCAAAACTAATATCGGTTTGATGATCATGTACAAGGATGAGTCTGTGGATGTCCGTTACGTAGATGATTCCCGTTTGCACTTGTCGCCCTGTGGCTCGGAGTTCATGTTGGAGAAAGCCCCTACACGATCTGCACATCCTCTTCAGTCTAATGAGAAGGTTCGACAGAGGACCAGGTTCGCCACCAGCAGCTACAAG GACCTGATGCTTGGTGCTTTGGAGTTCAGGAACGAGTATGCAACACGACCTTACCTGCCTGAAGAACTCATCTCGGACGACCACAGAAAG CAGGTCTTCAGCATTGACCCTGAGGTGGAGTGGCCTGCATGTTATTCCTGTACTGCCGAGGTGGGATTGAACCGAGAGACCGTCGTCAGTTCAGTGGAGCGGAGTGCCAGTCTGCTGCTTTCTTCCTCTGGAGAGGAGTTCTTTGTTAACTTCACCTGCAGACTTAGTCACAACCAACTCCACAGGCCTCGGAGCCGAGACCCAAATAGGTCTGTCACTGAACACATACAGCAAGACAACCAAACCTGTAGGCCAAAGACTCCATCTCAACAGAGTGGTGCCTGTGCTGAGCAACAG CAAGGAGAGGTATACCTGTCCACCAGAGTGGTACAGCACCACTCTGTCTCCTGTGTTCCTCTGGTGTGGCGTTACCCTCTGTCTCTGGCCCTTCACCTCTGGCGCGCCCAGTCCCAGCCCTCTGGAGAAAGGAACAGGGGGGAGACAGAAGAAGAGACAGCCAGGGggagagaccagactgagagagcAGTGACAATGACAAGCACatctagaggagagaggaggtctcACCTGCCCCAAGCCCTGCCTCTCAGATGCCCTTCCCCTCATCAGCacag GTGGAAGTCCATGTACTCTCTGGTCCAAGATGAACAGGAGGCAGACCAAGACCTCCCTACAGAGTTGGTTAAAGTGGTGTGGTGCCAAGGGGTGCTGTACAG GATAGTGGATGGAGCCATCCCAGTTGTGGAGGTTTCACCAGGGGATGGTTCAGTCATCAGGTCTAATGGAGTGCTGGCCAGCTACTTCACCCACCACAGAGCTGGCCCTGGCCCTGGGGAG GTAAAGGATGTGACGTACCACCTAAGCAACCTCCCCCCTGACACACCTGGGCAGGTCTACTCTGTGTGCTCTATGGTGACTCGAGCCAGCAG GATCCTGAACTGCTACAACCAAATTAGACACTCTCTAAAGCTCCCTGCTACACAGAGCTGCTACAACCAGGTTAGACCCCTTCTAAAGCTCCCTGCTACACAGAGCTGCTACAACCAGGTTAGACCCCTTCTAAAGCTCCCTGCTACACAGAGCTGCTACAACCAG gaGACCAGTTCAGAGTCCTTTATACAGGAAGTACACATTTCTCAGTCTGGTTACATTAATACCACAGAAACAAGACAAAGCAG GCCTAACTGTGTTGCTGAAGAGCTGGAGAAGATCAAACGCTTCAACT TTCTGTTGGATAACAGTCATCTTCCTAAAGCCCAGAGGGGTTCTACAGTGGTGGGCTGTGGTTCTAAAGAGCACGTGGCCCACTGTGAGCCGGTCAATGAGAGCATTGCGGAGGCCCTCCAGAGAACCTCCAAAACCATCCAGGATATCGACAACCTCCTACTTTCTAGAGACGCCATCATGCAGGGCAGCGGATCATACAGTCCTGTGTGA
- the c25h5orf34 gene encoding uncharacterized protein C5orf34 homolog isoform X3, whose amino-acid sequence MMTSSKTNIGLMIMYKDESVDVRYVDDSRLHLSPCGSEFMLEKAPTRSAHPLQSNEKVRQRTRFATSSYKDLMLGALEFRNEYATRPYLPEELISDDHRKQVFSIDPEVEWPACYSCTAEVGLNRETVVSSVERSASLLLSSSGEEFFVNFTCRLSHNQLHRPRSRDPNRSVTEHIQQDNQTCRPKTPSQQSGACAEQQQGEVYLSTRVVQHHSVSCVPLVWRYPLSLALHLWRAQSQPSGERNRGETEEETARGRDQTERAVTMTSTSRGERRSHLPQALPLRCPSPHQHRWKSMYSLVQDEQEADQDLPTELVKVVWCQGVLYRIVDGAIPVVEVSPGDGSVIRSNGVLASYFTHHRAGPGPGEVKDVTYHLSNLPPDTPGQVYSVCSMVTRASRILNCYNQIRHSLKLPATQSCYNQVRPLLKLPATQSCYNQETSSESFIQEVHISQSGYINTTETRQSRPNCVAEELEKIKRFNFLLDNSHLPKAQRGSTVVGCGSKEHVAHCEPVNESIAEALQRTSKTIQDIDNLLLSRDAIMQGSGSYSPV is encoded by the exons ATGATGACCAGCAGCAAAACTAATATCGGTTTGATGATCATGTACAAGGATGAGTCTGTGGATGTCCGTTACGTAGATGATTCCCGTTTGCACTTGTCGCCCTGTGGCTCGGAGTTCATGTTGGAGAAAGCCCCTACACGATCTGCACATCCTCTTCAGTCTAATGAGAAGGTTCGACAGAGGACCAGGTTCGCCACCAGCAGCTACAAG GACCTGATGCTTGGTGCTTTGGAGTTCAGGAACGAGTATGCAACACGACCTTACCTGCCTGAAGAACTCATCTCGGACGACCACAGAAAG CAGGTCTTCAGCATTGACCCTGAGGTGGAGTGGCCTGCATGTTATTCCTGTACTGCCGAGGTGGGATTGAACCGAGAGACCGTCGTCAGTTCAGTGGAGCGGAGTGCCAGTCTGCTGCTTTCTTCCTCTGGAGAGGAGTTCTTTGTTAACTTCACCTGCAGACTTAGTCACAACCAACTCCACAGGCCTCGGAGCCGAGACCCAAATAGGTCTGTCACTGAACACATACAGCAAGACAACCAAACCTGTAGGCCAAAGACTCCATCTCAACAGAGTGGTGCCTGTGCTGAGCAACAG CAAGGAGAGGTATACCTGTCCACCAGAGTGGTACAGCACCACTCTGTCTCCTGTGTTCCTCTGGTGTGGCGTTACCCTCTGTCTCTGGCCCTTCACCTCTGGCGCGCCCAGTCCCAGCCCTCTGGAGAAAGGAACAGGGGGGAGACAGAAGAAGAGACAGCCAGGGggagagaccagactgagagagcAGTGACAATGACAAGCACatctagaggagagaggaggtctcACCTGCCCCAAGCCCTGCCTCTCAGATGCCCTTCCCCTCATCAGCacag GTGGAAGTCCATGTACTCTCTGGTCCAAGATGAACAGGAGGCAGACCAAGACCTCCCTACAGAGTTGGTTAAAGTGGTGTGGTGCCAAGGGGTGCTGTACAG GATAGTGGATGGAGCCATCCCAGTTGTGGAGGTTTCACCAGGGGATGGTTCAGTCATCAGGTCTAATGGAGTGCTGGCCAGCTACTTCACCCACCACAGAGCTGGCCCTGGCCCTGGGGAG GTAAAGGATGTGACGTACCACCTAAGCAACCTCCCCCCTGACACACCTGGGCAGGTCTACTCTGTGTGCTCTATGGTGACTCGAGCCAGCAG GATCCTGAACTGCTACAACCAAATTAGACACTCTCTAAAGCTCCCTGCTACACAGAGCTGCTACAACCAGGTTAGACCCCTTCTAAAGCTCCCTGCTACACAGAGCTGCTACAACCAG gaGACCAGTTCAGAGTCCTTTATACAGGAAGTACACATTTCTCAGTCTGGTTACATTAATACCACAGAAACAAGACAAAGCAG GCCTAACTGTGTTGCTGAAGAGCTGGAGAAGATCAAACGCTTCAACT TTCTGTTGGATAACAGTCATCTTCCTAAAGCCCAGAGGGGTTCTACAGTGGTGGGCTGTGGTTCTAAAGAGCACGTGGCCCACTGTGAGCCGGTCAATGAGAGCATTGCGGAGGCCCTCCAGAGAACCTCCAAAACCATCCAGGATATCGACAACCTCCTACTTTCTAGAGACGCCATCATGCAGGGCAGCGGATCATACAGTCCTGTGTGA
- the c25h5orf34 gene encoding uncharacterized protein C5orf34 homolog isoform X4, protein MMTSSKTNIGLMIMYKDESVDVRYVDDSRLHLSPCGSEFMLEKAPTRSAHPLQSNEKVRQRTRFATSSYKDLMLGALEFRNEYATRPYLPEELISDDHRKQVFSIDPEVEWPACYSCTAEVGLNRETVVSSVERSASLLLSSSGEEFFVNFTCRLSHNQLHRPRSRDPNRSVTEHIQQDNQTCRPKTPSQQSGACAEQQQGEVYLSTRVVQHHSVSCVPLVWRYPLSLALHLWRAQSQPSGERNRGETEEETARGRDQTERAVTMTSTSRGERRSHLPQALPLRCPSPHQHRWKSMYSLVQDEQEADQDLPTELVKVVWCQGVLYRIVDGAIPVVEVSPGDGSVIRSNGVLASYFTHHRAGPGPGEVKDVTYHLSNLPPDTPGQVYSVCSMVTRASRILNCYNQIRHSLKLPATQSCYNQETSSESFIQEVHISQSGYINTTETRQSRPNCVAEELEKIKRFNFLLDNSHLPKAQRGSTVVGCGSKEHVAHCEPVNESIAEALQRTSKTIQDIDNLLLSRDAIMQGSGSYSPV, encoded by the exons ATGATGACCAGCAGCAAAACTAATATCGGTTTGATGATCATGTACAAGGATGAGTCTGTGGATGTCCGTTACGTAGATGATTCCCGTTTGCACTTGTCGCCCTGTGGCTCGGAGTTCATGTTGGAGAAAGCCCCTACACGATCTGCACATCCTCTTCAGTCTAATGAGAAGGTTCGACAGAGGACCAGGTTCGCCACCAGCAGCTACAAG GACCTGATGCTTGGTGCTTTGGAGTTCAGGAACGAGTATGCAACACGACCTTACCTGCCTGAAGAACTCATCTCGGACGACCACAGAAAG CAGGTCTTCAGCATTGACCCTGAGGTGGAGTGGCCTGCATGTTATTCCTGTACTGCCGAGGTGGGATTGAACCGAGAGACCGTCGTCAGTTCAGTGGAGCGGAGTGCCAGTCTGCTGCTTTCTTCCTCTGGAGAGGAGTTCTTTGTTAACTTCACCTGCAGACTTAGTCACAACCAACTCCACAGGCCTCGGAGCCGAGACCCAAATAGGTCTGTCACTGAACACATACAGCAAGACAACCAAACCTGTAGGCCAAAGACTCCATCTCAACAGAGTGGTGCCTGTGCTGAGCAACAG CAAGGAGAGGTATACCTGTCCACCAGAGTGGTACAGCACCACTCTGTCTCCTGTGTTCCTCTGGTGTGGCGTTACCCTCTGTCTCTGGCCCTTCACCTCTGGCGCGCCCAGTCCCAGCCCTCTGGAGAAAGGAACAGGGGGGAGACAGAAGAAGAGACAGCCAGGGggagagaccagactgagagagcAGTGACAATGACAAGCACatctagaggagagaggaggtctcACCTGCCCCAAGCCCTGCCTCTCAGATGCCCTTCCCCTCATCAGCacag GTGGAAGTCCATGTACTCTCTGGTCCAAGATGAACAGGAGGCAGACCAAGACCTCCCTACAGAGTTGGTTAAAGTGGTGTGGTGCCAAGGGGTGCTGTACAG GATAGTGGATGGAGCCATCCCAGTTGTGGAGGTTTCACCAGGGGATGGTTCAGTCATCAGGTCTAATGGAGTGCTGGCCAGCTACTTCACCCACCACAGAGCTGGCCCTGGCCCTGGGGAG GTAAAGGATGTGACGTACCACCTAAGCAACCTCCCCCCTGACACACCTGGGCAGGTCTACTCTGTGTGCTCTATGGTGACTCGAGCCAGCAG GATCCTGAACTGCTACAACCAAATTAGACACTCTCTAAAGCTCCCTGCTACACAGAGCTGCTACAACCAG gaGACCAGTTCAGAGTCCTTTATACAGGAAGTACACATTTCTCAGTCTGGTTACATTAATACCACAGAAACAAGACAAAGCAG GCCTAACTGTGTTGCTGAAGAGCTGGAGAAGATCAAACGCTTCAACT TTCTGTTGGATAACAGTCATCTTCCTAAAGCCCAGAGGGGTTCTACAGTGGTGGGCTGTGGTTCTAAAGAGCACGTGGCCCACTGTGAGCCGGTCAATGAGAGCATTGCGGAGGCCCTCCAGAGAACCTCCAAAACCATCCAGGATATCGACAACCTCCTACTTTCTAGAGACGCCATCATGCAGGGCAGCGGATCATACAGTCCTGTGTGA